CAGCCGACCACGGGAACCTTCAACCTTCAGCAGGGCGTCCGCGATTCTATCTACCAGCCTGGCTATCAGGACTGGAATCTCTCGCTGAAAAAGAGGTTCATGATCACCGAAACGGCCAACGCGGAGTTTACCGCAGATGCCTACAACTTCATCAACCACCCGAACTGGTCTGGACCGAACCTGAATCCGACTTCAGGTACTTTCGGCCAAGTCACAGGTAAATCGACCAGCAATCCTCGCACATTGCAGGTCGGTCTCCACTTCACTTACTAACCAGCCGTAAAGCTTCTTCAATCCGCCCGCATGGAGCCATCCTCCATGCGGGCTGCGTCTCTCCCGCGCACTCTTTTCCGCGCGCGATCCTAAGAACATCCCACCGTAACTATGGAGCCATGCATGAATTGGAATCGCCGCGATCGCCGCGCCGGCGCACGAAGCCGGAAGGAAAAGAATTTTCATCGATCCTTTTTTGCGTGGCTGCCGGCTGCATCGGCTGTGCTGCTGCTGCCCCTGCATGGGACGGCGCAGACCATGAAAGCTCCGGACATCACCAAGGACCCAACGCTGTACGTGGTTCCCTACGCGCATCTAGACACGCAGTGGCGGTGGGAGATGCCGCAGACGATCAGCGAGTACCTGCTGAAGACTATGCGTGTGAACTTCGACTATATCGATCGCTACCCCCACTACGTTTTCAATTGGACCGGATCCAACCGCTACCGCCTGATGAAGGAGTACTTCCCAGACGATTACGCGCGGATGAAGCAATATATCGCGGCTGGGCGGTGGTACCCGGCGGGTTCATCTGTCGAAGAGGGCGATGTAAATCTGCCGAGTGCGGAGGGAATCTTCCGCCAGGTGCTCTACGGGAATGAGTATTACCGCCACGAGTTCGGCAAGGCGAGCGCTGAATACATGCTTCCGGACTGCTTCGGCTTTCCAGCGTCGCTGCCCAGCATTCTTGCGCACGCGGGCGTGAAAGGCTTCTCGACGCAGAAGCTTAACTCAGTCTGGCAACCATCCCCGCTGGTCGGTGGGCCCGATTCGCCGGAAAAAACGCCAGAGGGTATCCCATTCAATGTCGGCGTGTGGACGGGCCCGGATGGTAAGACGGTTATCGCGGCGCTTAACCCGGGAGGGTATGGCAGCAACGTGTACACCGACCTCAGCCAGCCCCCTGTGACTTCAGCAGTTCCAACTTTGTCCGCGGAAGAGAGGGCCAAGCTCACTCCGGCGGAGCTGCGGCGATATGAGAGGCGGCAGGTCGAGTCGAATTGGGTGCAGCGCATCGATCTGGATGGCAAGGTGACAGGGATCTATGCGGATTATCACTATGTAGGAACGGGCGACGTCGGCGGAGCAACTCAGGAGTCCACGGTGAAGTTGCTGGAGGCTATTGCGACGAAGAGCGAAACTGTTCTTCCCGTACCTCCGCAGCTTAGCTTCCTCAACGAGTCGAGCACTAACAGCGCGAAGACGGTGCGTGTTGGTGAGGGGCCGGTGCACGTGATCATTTCCACTGCAGACCAGATGTTCCGCGACATGGGGCCGTTAGATAAGAGCCGGCTCCCTGGATATACAGGCGATCTTGAACTCATCAATCACTCGGCTGGTTCGCTCACGTCGGAGGCGTATCACAAGCGCTGGGTGATGCGAAATGAGTCCCTCGCGAACGCGGCTGAAGAATCATCGATCGCGGCGGCCTGGCTTGGGGCACGCCCCTATCCGTTGCAGAGGCTTACCGATGCATGGACTGTGGCGCTCGGCGGCCACTTCCATGACACTGCAGCAGGCACGGCAACACCGCAGGCTTATCGCTACGCGTGGAACGATGACGTGATCGTCGCGAACCAGTTCGGGGGTGTGCTCACGAGCGCAACGGAAGCAGTGGCCTCAAGCATGGACACGCGGGGCGCAGGCGTCCCGCTGGTGCTGTTCAATCCTTTGAACATTGAGCGCGAGGACCTAGTTGAGGCGTCGGTTGCTTTTCCCGGCGGCATGCCGACGGCGGTGCTAGCGATTGCGCCCGATGGAACGCAGTCTCCAGTGCAGATTATTGGCGGCAAGGTGTTGTTCGTTGCGAAGGCGCCTTCCGTCGGATATGCGGTATACCGTCTCGTTCCGGCGAAGAGTGTATCCGGGAAGAACGAGCTCAAGGTTACCGAGTCTTCTCTGGAGAACGCACGCTACCGCGTGCAGATCAATGCCGCCGGCGATATTTCAAGCATCTTCGACAAGCAGCTCAACAAGGAGCTACTGTCTGGCCCGGTGCGGCTCGCGATCACGACGGACACGCCGAAACAGTACCCGGCATGGAATATGGACTATGAGCAGGTGGAAGCGGCGCCGCGCGCTTACGTTGCAGGAGCTATGAAGGTGCGCATCGTTGAACGCGGGCCGGTGCGCGTAGCTCTGGAGGTTTCACGCGAAACGGAAGGCTCAACCTTTGTGCAGACGATCAGTCTGAGCGCCGGTGAGGCCGGTGGCCGCGTCGAGGTGAAGGACGCGATTGACTGGCGAGGACTTACTTCAAACCTAAAGGCGGTGTTTCCTTTCACGGCCACTAACAAAGACGCTATCTATAACCAGGATCTCGGCACCATTGAACGTCCGAACGCAGCCCCGCGCCAGTTTGAGGTCGGCTCACACCGTTGGATCGATCTCACTGACAACTCCGGAGCGTTCGGCGTAACACTGCTGACGGATTATAAGAATGGATCGGACAAGCCTGACGACCACACGCTTCGGCTTACGTTGCTGCGCTCACCCGGCATTCAGCCAACAGCTACGCGCGCTCCCGGGGCCTATAGCGATCAGGCCAACCAGGACTGGGGACATCACGAGATCGTCTACGCCATCGCAGGTCATGCAAAGGGATGGCGTGAAGCCCAAACCGACTGGCAGGGATATCGGCTGAACGATCCGATCATGCCGTTTGTTACAGAAGCTCATGCGGGTGTCCTAGGTAAGAGTTTCTCGCTGTTACGCATCGATCACTCGCGCATTCGTGTCTTTGCGCTGAAGCATGCGGAGGATTCCGATGAGGTGGTGCTCCGGGCGGTGGAGATGGACGGCCAACCTGCCAATGACGTGCACTTCACCTTTCCCGGACCAGTGGCATCAGCTCGCGAGATCGACGCACAGGAGCAGCCGATTGGGCCGGCAAACGTGGAAGGTGGAAAACTAGTGACCAGCTTCGGCGCTTACCAGCCGCGAACCTTCGCGTTGAAGCTGACGCCGGCTAGGGTAACTGCAGCCGCGGTGCACTCGGAGCCGGTGACGCTGCCGTTTACGTTGGTGGTGGCTACTAACGACGACACGAAAACGCCTGGCGGTGGTTTTGATGGGAACGGAAATGCTCTGCCTGCCGAGATGCTGCCCACCGAGATCGACTATGACGGAGTGCGGTTTCAACTGCCTGCGGCAGCTACAGGCACGATGAATGCGGTGGTCCCCGATGGGCAGCAAGTGGCTTTGCCTGCTGGCCGCTTTAATCGCCTATATGTCCTTGCTGCAGCCACGGATGGTGATCAGCAAGCGACGTTCAGCGTGGGAGGGAAGGGAACGGAGTTGACAGTACAGAACTGGGGCGGATTCATCGGGCAATGGGATACCCGTGTCTGGAAGAATGAACCTCACTTCAACTGGGACATTTCTGCGCACCATGCAGTGTGGCCGGCGAAGGACCTTGAGGAGCGCGAGCTACGCCGCCCGTCTCCCAGCTATCCGGATGATTACGTTGGCTTGGAGAAAGGCTTCATCAAGCCCGCGGGGCTGGCCTGGTATGCTTCGCATCACCACACAGCGGACGGACTCAACACTCCGTACCAATACTCGTATCTCTTCGCGTATGCGCTGGATGTGCCCGCGGGAGCACACTCACTGACACTGCCGAAGAATGACAAGATTCGGATTCTGGCGATCAGCGCTGCCGAGGAGAACCCCGTGACTACGCCGGCCGAGCCGCTCTTCGATACGCTCGGCAGCACCTCCAACCCGAAGCTGGCTCATTAGAAACCGCTTCCGTTTTCGGAAAAAGGAGTTATCGGATTCATGCGTCGTGGTGCTGCGTTCGTTGCCGGATGTTCCCTCGTTTTCTGCTTTGCGTCGAGTGCGGTGGTATCTGCACAAACGGTGAAACCCTCCAAGGATTACACCCAAAACGTCTACACATTTCTTGGTGTGGATTGGGGCGGCAACACATTTGTGGGCGCGGCGCTTCCGTTTGGCATGGTCAAGCTCGGTCCGGACATGGAGTCGTTCGACGGGCGCCCGTCGGGATTCGGATACTGGACGGATGGCCAGGTTTTGGGATTCAGCCACACACACCTAAGCGGCGCGCAGGGCAAGTATGGAAATGTGCTGCTGATGCCGGTGACCGGGCCGCTTGATATCAAGGACATTAAGTCTCCGCGAAATGAAGAGATCAATCATCCTGGCTTTTATGCCGCACAGCTTACCCGTTATGGAGTTCGCGCAGAGCTAACGACGACCCGTCGGGTGGGTTTGCATCGCTATACATTTACGAATTCCGGCGAAGCGCACATCACGTTGAGCATCGATCATTGTCTGAGTCGCGGACTGAGTTCCGAAGCGCAGCGCTTCCTCGGCGGCGAAGTGCACATGGTTTCTGACCATGAGGCGGAGGGCATGGGTCGTTACACCGGCGGATGGAACAAGGGTGGAGAGTATCGCGTGTATTTTGCGATGGCGCTTGACACTCGAGCGAGTGGCACGCGGACCTGGTCAGGCGCCGGCCTTTCCGCCTCGACGGATATAAAGGTGGATACGGATCAGCCTCTGGGTGCGAGCTTTGACTTCACAGCGCAGGCCGGCCAAGTGGTGCAGGCTAAGGTAGCGATCTCGTTTGTGAGCGTCGACCAGGCCCGCGCCACACTCGCTCAGGAGGCTCCCGGGTGGTCGTTCGACGCAGCGCGAAGCGCAAGCCATGATGCGTGGAACCATGCGCTCGCAAAAATCGATATCCATGGAGAGAGCGACTCCAAGCGCA
This Acidobacteriaceae bacterium DNA region includes the following protein-coding sequences:
- a CDS encoding glycoside hydrolase family 38 C-terminal domain-containing protein, yielding MNWNRRDRRAGARSRKEKNFHRSFFAWLPAASAVLLLPLHGTAQTMKAPDITKDPTLYVVPYAHLDTQWRWEMPQTISEYLLKTMRVNFDYIDRYPHYVFNWTGSNRYRLMKEYFPDDYARMKQYIAAGRWYPAGSSVEEGDVNLPSAEGIFRQVLYGNEYYRHEFGKASAEYMLPDCFGFPASLPSILAHAGVKGFSTQKLNSVWQPSPLVGGPDSPEKTPEGIPFNVGVWTGPDGKTVIAALNPGGYGSNVYTDLSQPPVTSAVPTLSAEERAKLTPAELRRYERRQVESNWVQRIDLDGKVTGIYADYHYVGTGDVGGATQESTVKLLEAIATKSETVLPVPPQLSFLNESSTNSAKTVRVGEGPVHVIISTADQMFRDMGPLDKSRLPGYTGDLELINHSAGSLTSEAYHKRWVMRNESLANAAEESSIAAAWLGARPYPLQRLTDAWTVALGGHFHDTAAGTATPQAYRYAWNDDVIVANQFGGVLTSATEAVASSMDTRGAGVPLVLFNPLNIEREDLVEASVAFPGGMPTAVLAIAPDGTQSPVQIIGGKVLFVAKAPSVGYAVYRLVPAKSVSGKNELKVTESSLENARYRVQINAAGDISSIFDKQLNKELLSGPVRLAITTDTPKQYPAWNMDYEQVEAAPRAYVAGAMKVRIVERGPVRVALEVSRETEGSTFVQTISLSAGEAGGRVEVKDAIDWRGLTSNLKAVFPFTATNKDAIYNQDLGTIERPNAAPRQFEVGSHRWIDLTDNSGAFGVTLLTDYKNGSDKPDDHTLRLTLLRSPGIQPTATRAPGAYSDQANQDWGHHEIVYAIAGHAKGWREAQTDWQGYRLNDPIMPFVTEAHAGVLGKSFSLLRIDHSRIRVFALKHAEDSDEVVLRAVEMDGQPANDVHFTFPGPVASAREIDAQEQPIGPANVEGGKLVTSFGAYQPRTFALKLTPARVTAAAVHSEPVTLPFTLVVATNDDTKTPGGGFDGNGNALPAEMLPTEIDYDGVRFQLPAAATGTMNAVVPDGQQVALPAGRFNRLYVLAAATDGDQQATFSVGGKGTELTVQNWGGFIGQWDTRVWKNEPHFNWDISAHHAVWPAKDLEERELRRPSPSYPDDYVGLEKGFIKPAGLAWYASHHHTADGLNTPYQYSYLFAYALDVPAGAHSLTLPKNDKIRILAISAAEENPVTTPAEPLFDTLGSTSNPKLAH